Proteins encoded by one window of Vitis vinifera cultivar Pinot Noir 40024 chromosome 10, ASM3070453v1:
- the LOC109121467 gene encoding uncharacterized protein LOC109121467, whose product MNILLVNLYLFKLRRISFKALIACWLLRAEMPSPLNSPTPCFICFSLTSILLIVCHLGYITGTAVDDNSTIIGAIIDANSRKGKEEITAIKIAVDKFNNNSKNHKLSLISRNFTGELYGAALTAEELIKEKKVQVIVGMDTWQQAALADEIGNQAQVPVLSLAAAASVRPSRQLGRSTLIQMGTNVSEQIRCIAAIVHSYHW is encoded by the exons ATGAATATTCTACTTgtgaatttatatttatttaagctTAGAAGAATCTCCTTTAAGGCACTAATTGCTTGCTGGTTGCTAAGAGCAGAAATGCCCTCCCCACTGAATTCTCCAACACCATGTTTCATCTGCTTTTCACTTACCTCCATTCTTTTAATTGTCTGCCATCTTGGATACATCACCGGCACAGCAGTAGATGACAACTCCACCATCATTGGGGCAATCATTGATGCTAATTCTCGTAAAGGTAAAGAGGAAATAACCGCCATCAAGATAGCTGTGGATAAGTTCAATAACAATTCCAAGAATCATAAGCTCTCTCTTATCTCCCGGAACTTCACCGGAGAACTCTATGGGGCGGCCTTAACTG CTGAAGAACTGATTAAAGAGAAGAAAGTGCAAGTGATTGTGGGCATGGATACATGGCAGCAAGCAGCTTTAGCTGATGAAATCGGAAACCAAGCTCAAGTACCAGTTCTTTCATTGGCGGCAGCCGCGAGTGTCCGGCCATCGAGGCAGCTTGGAAGGTCCACCCTGATACAAATGGGCACCAATGTTTCTGAACAAATAAGGTGCATTGCAGCTATCGTTCACTCCTATCACTGGTGA